Proteins encoded in a region of the Hypomesus transpacificus isolate Combined female chromosome 17, fHypTra1, whole genome shotgun sequence genome:
- the LOC124479916 gene encoding inward rectifier potassium channel 2-like: protein MGSIRSHRYSIVSEEDGMKLATMAVPNGYGNGNANKVHTRQQPQSRFVSKDGHCNVQFVNMSEKGQRYLADIFTTCVDIRWRWMLLFFCLSFLLSWLLFGFMFWLVALAYGDIENETQMCVSNVNSFTAAFLFSVETQTTIGYGYRYVTEECPIAVFMVVFQSIVGCIIDAFIIGAVMAKMAKPKKRNETLVFSHYATVAMRDGKLCLMWRVGNLRKSHLVEAHVRAQLLKSRTTAEGEFIPLDQMDIDVGFDSGIDRIFLVSPITIVHEIDEDSPFYEMSRLELETSEFEIVVILEGMVEATAMTTQCRSSYVANEILWGHRFEPVLFEEKNYYKVDYSRFENTYEVASTPHCSARELAEKKSIASSSHNSFCYENEVALEKVEMEEEFEEEVEEEEHREEIGIENAALEDTNTEAVSDSEQSQDTMPLDARPLRRESEM from the coding sequence ATGGGGAGCATACGGAGCCACCGCTACAGCATTGTGTCGGAGGAGGACGGGATGAAGCTGGCCACCATGGCCGTGCCCAACGGCTACGGCAACGGCAACGCCAACAAGGTGCACACCAGGCAACAGCCCCAGAGCCGCTTCGTGTCAAAGGACGGCCACTGCAACGTGCAGTTCGTCAACATGAGCGAGAAGGGCCAGCGCTACCTGGCCGATATCTTCACTACCTGTGTGGACATCCGCTGGCGCTGGATGCTCCTCTTCTTCTGCCTGTCCTTCCTGTTGTCCTGGCTCCTCTTCGGCTTCATGTTCTGGCTGGTGGCCCTGGCCTACGGGGACATCGAGAACGAGACTCAGATGTGCGTCTCCAACGTCAACAGCTTCACGGCCGCCTTCCTTTTCTCCGTGGAGACCCAGACCACCATCGGCTACGGCTACCGCTACGTCACGGAGGAGTGCCCCATCGCCGTCTTCATGGTGGTGTTCCAGAGCATCGTGGGCTGCATCATCGACGCCTTCATCATCGGCGCCGTCATGGCCAAGATGGCCAAGCCCAAGAAGAGGAACGAGACGCTGGTGTTCAGCCACTACGCCACGGTGGCCATGAGGGACGGGAAGCTGTGTCTGATGTGGCGCGTGGGGAACCTGAGGAAGAGCCACCTGGTGGAGGCCCACGTCAGGGCCCAGCTTCTCAAGTCCCGCACCACGGCGGAGGGGGAGTTCATCCCCCTGGACCAGATGGACATCGACGTGGGCTTCGACAGCGGGATCGACCGCATCTTCCTCgtgtcccccatcaccatcGTCCACGAGATCGACGAGGACAGCCCCTTCTACGAGATGAGCAGACTGGAGCTGGAAACGTCCGAGTTTGAGATTGTGGTCATTCTGGAGGGTATGGTGGAGGCCACGGCCATGACCACCCAGTGCCGGAGCTCCTACGTGGCCAATGAGATCCTTTGGGGTCATCGCTTTGAGCCCGTGCTCTTTGAGGAGAAGAACTACTACAAGGTAGACTACTCTCGCTTCGAAAACACATATGAAGTGGCCAGCACGCCCCATTGTAGTGCCAGGGAGCTGGCCGAAAAAAAGTCCATCGCCTCGAGCTCTCATAACTCCTTCTGTTACGAGAATGAGGTCGCCCTGGAGAaagtggagatggaggaggagtttgaggaggaggtggaggaggaggaacatcgAGAGGAAATTGGCATTGAGAATGCAGCACTTGAGGACACAAACACTGAGGCAGTGTCCGACTCGGAACAAAGTCAGGATACCATGCCTTTAGATGCTAGGCCTCTCAGGAGAGAATCAGAAATGTGA